In Rhinatrema bivittatum chromosome 11, aRhiBiv1.1, whole genome shotgun sequence, a single window of DNA contains:
- the NKPD1 gene encoding NTPase KAP family P-loop domain-containing protein 1 yields the protein MPLSGKQTEDDIYCACLSKALCHIPTPVTVGFYAPFGSRVYMLLEKITKCMREESSRLEDTERTSFSEKTRKPEGLGFLQFLWYLLFYKPLITEKHLSRRNIQFIFVPFSAWQYAGSDRLWAGLVTTLCDRMRSHFGALPLGLYHVLGIAPKQASDFREKEWTLKRSFCIKLGLTILSLLIGLVFLLVSLTKKEETKESGSTLTVLGSTATLISGSGIAMTIFKVGKNVVISQKKKIEKMVNSQKFSTQMGFMSEVKKEVELITNLVLCMEIFQRQKIRVVLQITSLELCAPDKVVGVLDAMNTLLSDSRAPFISILVVDPSIIVACLENASSMKGMADNGYVFLNRTVTLPFSVPGLGTKAKLQLLKKAVKGTGDLIDWPCRNSTAQVTKTGITETMRLLRAEEEEDEENENITYSNPRRYIEEALHCLYNEKENLHEYIPDSIAQMRRIVNTIPVTIRLMMLNHILSETLNPKTVAAWVVLANQWPCRISWILQCMEDELQLGLKEDLGKCLLWDVFKDNSKELYSMKANFKNLLDLDGDPEIFKRFLLEDYPFTVQDAQSFLKCTVNLDQSIKNRMGLIRGISNLQKAWEEPEKKAYIEENVVR from the exons ATGCCCCTCTCAG GAAAACAGACCGAGGATGACATTTATTGTGCCTGTCTTTCCAAGGCACTCTGCCACATCCCCACCCCGGTCACCGTGGGCTTCTACGCTCCATTTGGGAGCCGTGTGTATATGCTGCTGGAGAAGATAACAA AATGCATGAGGGAAGAATCATCACGTTTAGAAGATACAGAACGAACCAGTTTCTCAGAGAAAACACGAAAACCTGAGGGCCTGGGCTTCCTGCAGTTTCTCTGGTACCTGCTCTTCTACAAGCCACTGATTACAGAGAAGCACCTGAGCCGGAGGAACATTCAGTTCATCTTTGTGCCCTTTAGTGCTTGGCAGTATGCAGGTAGCGATAGACTCTGGGCAGGATTAGTCACCACACTCTGTGACCGTATGAGAAGCCACTTTGGTGCCCTGCCCCTAGGGCTCTACCATGTCCTGGGCATAGCCCCAAAACAGGCCTCTGACTTTAGAGAAAAGGAGTGGACATTAAAGAGGTCTTTCTGCATCAAACTGGGACTCACTATCCTCAGTTTGCTAATTGGTTTAGTTTTTCTCTTGGTGTCACTCACGAAGAAAGAGGAGACTAAAGAATCTGGAAGCACCCTGACAGTCCTGGGGAGCACTGCCACCCTGATATCTGGGTCAGGGATAGCAATGACAATCTTCAAAGTGGGCAAAAATGTGGTCATCAGTCAGAAGAAAAAGATTGAGAAGATGGTGAACAGCCAGAAGTTTAGCACTCAGATGGGCTTCATGAGTGAGGTGAAGAAAGAAGTGGAGCTGATCACAAATCTGGTGTTATGTATGGAAATCTTCCAGAGACAGAAAATTCGTGTGGTGCTACAGATCACCAGCCTGGAACTCTGTGCCCCGGACAAGGTGGTTGGCGTTCTGGATGCAATGAACACCTTGCTGTCAGACAGCAGAGCTCCCTTTATCTCCATCCTGGTAGTAGATCCCAGCATCATTGTAGCCTGTCTAGAAAATGCCAGCTCTATGAAGGGCATGGCAGATAATGGCTATGTATTCCTGAATCGAACTGTGACTTTGCCCTTTTCAGTGCCAGGCCTGGGCACCAAAGCAAAGTTACAGCTTCTGAAGAAGGCTGTGAAAGGAACAGGGGACCTTATTGATTGGCCCTGCCGGAATAGCACTGCTCAGGTGACAAAAACTGGCATTACAGAAACTATGAGGCTGCTGAGagctgaagaagaagaggatgaggAGAATGAAAATattacatattccaatccaagGAGATATATAGAAGAGGCCCTTCACTGCTTGTACAATGAGAAGGAAAACCTCCATGAATATATTCCAGATAGCATTGCTCAGATGAGAAGAATTGTGAATACCATCCCAGTCACCATTCGGCTCATGATGTTGAACCACATCCTCTCAGAAACTCTGAACCCGAAAACTGTGGCAGCGTGGGTGGTCCTAGCCAATCAGTGGCCATGCCGCATCAGTTGGATTCTGCAGTGCATGGAAGATGAACTGCAGCTTGGACTGAAGGAGGATTTGGGGAAATGCCTCTTGTGGGATGTCTTTAAAGATAACAGCAAAGAGTTGTATTCAATGAAAGCAAACTTCAAGAATCTCTTGGATCTGGATGGGGACCCTGAAATCTTTAAAAGGTTTCTGTTAGAAGATTATCCATTCACGGTACAGGATGCCCAGAGCTTCCTGAAGTGCACAGTCAACCTGGACCAGTCTATAAAGAACAGGATGGGCTTAATACGGGGAATCAGCAATCTGCAAAAAGCATGGGAGGAACCTGAGAAGAAAGCATATATTGAAGAAAATGTAGTCAGATGA